One window of the Cryptomeria japonica chromosome 7, Sugi_1.0, whole genome shotgun sequence genome contains the following:
- the LOC131043067 gene encoding glucan endo-1,3-beta-glucosidase isoform X2: MIGVCYGMLSDSLPSQNEVVNLLKSNNIGKVRLYDANQGALEALQNSGIEVIVAVGNAEVEKIAGDQAAANGWMNDKITAFYPSVDIKYIAVGNEVFANRAYVSYLLPAMKNIQTALRNANLQNDIKVSTPHAMSVLNSSFPPSQGTFGEDMSSILQFLSDNDSPFMANVYPYFSYKDNPDSISADYALFRSMSTVVNDGSLMYNNLFDAMVDTFISAMEKLGHSNIPIVITETGWPSAGNVVATVDNARTYNNNLIKHVLSNAGTPKRPGRAIDTYIFSLFNENQEVGDEEERHFGLFETNKIPLYTVSSSPESSRGLKVVYIYLTVV, translated from the coding sequence ATGATAGGAGTATGCTATGGAATGCTTTCAGACAGTTTGCCTTCTCAAAACGAGGTGGTGAATCTGTTGAAGTCGAACAACATAGGAAAAGTGAGATTATACGATGCAAATCAGGGCGCGCTGGAGGCTCTTCAGAATTCTGGAATAGAAGTGATTGTGGCAGTCGGTAATGCTGAGGTTGAGAAGATTGCAGGTGATCAAGCTGCAGCAAACGGATGGATGAATGACAAAATTACAGCATTCTATCCTTCTGTCGACATCAAATACATTGCAGTGGGAAACGAGGTTTTTGCAAATAGAGCATACGTTTCATATCTCCTGCCTGCTATGAAAAACATTCAGACGGCATTGAGAAACGCCAATCTGCAGAACGACATCAAGGTCTCTACACCACACGCAATGTCCGTGTTGAACAGTTCATTTCCTCCCTCTCAGGGAACATTTGGTGAGGATATGAGTTCTATACTTCAGTTTCTGTCAGATAATGACTCCCCTTTCATGGCCAATGTCTATCCATACTTCAGCTACAAAGACAACCCGGATTCAATTTCTGCAGACTATGCATTGTTCAGATCGATGAGTACTGTGGTGAACGATGGCAGTCTAATGTATAACAATTTGTTCGATGCTATGGTAGACACTTTTATATCTGCTATGGAAAAGCTGGGACATTCCAATATTCCAATTGTGATAACTGAAACCGGGTGGCCTTCTGCAGGCAATGTCGTGGCTACTGTGGACAATGCCCGAACTTACAACAACAATCTCATCAAGCATGTTTTGTCCAACGCCGGAACGCCAAAGAGACCTGGAAGGGCAATTGACACGTATATTTTTTCACTGTTCAATGAGAATCAGGAGGTTGGAGATGAGGAGGAGCGCCATTTTGGTCTGTTTGAAACCAATAAAATTCCTCTATACACAGTGTCCAGCTCACCTGAAAGTTCCAGGGGTTTGAAAGTGGTGTATATATATCTAACGGTAGtctag
- the LOC131043067 gene encoding glucan endo-1,3-beta-glucosidase isoform X1: protein MASLQGNKDCYALVLLIIVSFYTTHADGDMIGVCYGMLSDSLPSQNEVVNLLKSNNIGKVRLYDANQGALEALQNSGIEVIVAVGNAEVEKIAGDQAAANGWMNDKITAFYPSVDIKYIAVGNEVFANRAYVSYLLPAMKNIQTALRNANLQNDIKVSTPHAMSVLNSSFPPSQGTFGEDMSSILQFLSDNDSPFMANVYPYFSYKDNPDSISADYALFRSMSTVVNDGSLMYNNLFDAMVDTFISAMEKLGHSNIPIVITETGWPSAGNVVATVDNARTYNNNLIKHVLSNAGTPKRPGRAIDTYIFSLFNENQEVGDEEERHFGLFETNKIPLYTVSSSPESSRGLKVVYIYLTVV from the exons ATGGCTTCCCTGCAAGGAAATAAGGACTGCTATGCTTTGGTTCTTCTCATTATCGTTTCATTCTACACAACCCATGCAG ATGGTGACATGATAGGAGTATGCTATGGAATGCTTTCAGACAGTTTGCCTTCTCAAAACGAGGTGGTGAATCTGTTGAAGTCGAACAACATAGGAAAAGTGAGATTATACGATGCAAATCAGGGCGCGCTGGAGGCTCTTCAGAATTCTGGAATAGAAGTGATTGTGGCAGTCGGTAATGCTGAGGTTGAGAAGATTGCAGGTGATCAAGCTGCAGCAAACGGATGGATGAATGACAAAATTACAGCATTCTATCCTTCTGTCGACATCAAATACATTGCAGTGGGAAACGAGGTTTTTGCAAATAGAGCATACGTTTCATATCTCCTGCCTGCTATGAAAAACATTCAGACGGCATTGAGAAACGCCAATCTGCAGAACGACATCAAGGTCTCTACACCACACGCAATGTCCGTGTTGAACAGTTCATTTCCTCCCTCTCAGGGAACATTTGGTGAGGATATGAGTTCTATACTTCAGTTTCTGTCAGATAATGACTCCCCTTTCATGGCCAATGTCTATCCATACTTCAGCTACAAAGACAACCCGGATTCAATTTCTGCAGACTATGCATTGTTCAGATCGATGAGTACTGTGGTGAACGATGGCAGTCTAATGTATAACAATTTGTTCGATGCTATGGTAGACACTTTTATATCTGCTATGGAAAAGCTGGGACATTCCAATATTCCAATTGTGATAACTGAAACCGGGTGGCCTTCTGCAGGCAATGTCGTGGCTACTGTGGACAATGCCCGAACTTACAACAACAATCTCATCAAGCATGTTTTGTCCAACGCCGGAACGCCAAAGAGACCTGGAAGGGCAATTGACACGTATATTTTTTCACTGTTCAATGAGAATCAGGAGGTTGGAGATGAGGAGGAGCGCCATTTTGGTCTGTTTGAAACCAATAAAATTCCTCTATACACAGTGTCCAGCTCACCTGAAAGTTCCAGGGGTTTGAAAGTGGTGTATATATATCTAACGGTAGtctag